A window from Agrobacterium tumefaciens encodes these proteins:
- a CDS encoding aspartate aminotransferase family protein has translation MTILPNSVEARDIAYQMHPNVNLRKFEKTGGLVIESGEGIYVTDSSGKRYIEAMAGLWSVALGFGEQRLVEAATKQMQKLPYYHTFSYKTHGPSVDLAELLIELSPVPMSKVHFTSSGSEANDLVAKMVWYRSNALDKKHKKKIIGRIKGYHGVTIASASITGLPRNHESFDLPLDRMLHTACPSYVHFGKEGESEADFTARILKELEDLILREGPETVAAFWGEPVMGAGGVLLPPEGYWEGVQAILKKYDILLVVDEVICGFGRTGKMFACETYDIKPDVLVVSKQISSSYMPLSAIIMNDSFYQPIADESDRIGSFGHGYTASGHPVATAVGLENLKIIQERDLVGNVARLEGKFLDHLKALADHPLIHSSRGIGLLGALEVKPWEDTKPGDTTLALAAAIESEGVITRPIGESICFCPPLIITAEQLDELFAGVKRGLDNALAARG, from the coding sequence ATGACCATCCTGCCCAATTCCGTCGAGGCACGCGATATCGCCTATCAGATGCACCCGAACGTCAACCTGCGCAAATTCGAAAAGACCGGCGGTCTGGTGATCGAAAGCGGCGAGGGCATCTATGTCACCGATAGCAGCGGCAAGCGCTATATCGAGGCGATGGCGGGGCTTTGGTCGGTGGCGCTCGGTTTCGGTGAACAGCGGCTGGTGGAAGCGGCAACGAAGCAGATGCAGAAGCTGCCCTATTACCACACCTTTTCCTATAAGACCCATGGCCCGTCCGTCGATCTGGCCGAACTGCTGATCGAGCTTTCACCGGTGCCGATGTCCAAGGTGCATTTCACCTCCTCCGGCTCCGAGGCCAACGATCTCGTTGCCAAGATGGTCTGGTATCGCTCGAATGCGCTGGACAAGAAGCACAAGAAAAAGATCATCGGCCGCATCAAGGGCTATCATGGCGTGACGATCGCATCCGCCTCGATCACCGGCCTGCCGCGCAACCATGAGAGCTTCGACCTGCCGCTCGATCGTATGCTGCATACGGCCTGCCCGTCTTATGTGCATTTCGGAAAGGAAGGGGAAAGCGAGGCGGATTTCACCGCGCGTATCCTGAAGGAGCTGGAAGACCTGATTCTCCGCGAAGGTCCCGAAACCGTTGCCGCCTTCTGGGGTGAGCCGGTGATGGGTGCCGGCGGTGTTCTCCTGCCGCCGGAAGGGTATTGGGAAGGCGTGCAGGCGATCCTGAAGAAATACGACATCCTGCTTGTCGTGGATGAAGTCATTTGCGGTTTTGGCCGCACCGGCAAGATGTTTGCCTGCGAGACCTATGACATCAAGCCCGACGTGCTTGTCGTCTCCAAGCAGATTTCGTCGTCCTATATGCCGCTTTCGGCGATCATCATGAACGACAGTTTCTACCAGCCGATCGCCGATGAATCAGACCGTATCGGCTCCTTTGGTCATGGTTACACCGCCTCTGGCCATCCGGTCGCGACGGCGGTGGGCCTCGAAAACCTGAAGATCATTCAGGAGCGCGATCTCGTCGGAAATGTCGCCCGGCTGGAGGGCAAATTCCTCGATCATCTGAAGGCGCTTGCCGATCACCCGCTTATTCATTCCTCGCGCGGCATCGGCCTTCTCGGTGCGCTGGAGGTGAAGCCATGGGAGGACACGAAACCGGGCGATACGACGCTGGCGCTGGCCGCGGCGATCGAGAGCGAAGGTGTCATCACCCGGCCGATCGGTGAATCCATCTGCTTCTGCCCGCCGCTGATCATCACGGCCGAGCAACTGGATGAGCTGTTTGCCGGCGTCAAGCGCGGTCTCGATAACGCACTGGCGGCAAGGGGCTGA
- a CDS encoding SDR family NAD(P)-dependent oxidoreductase, translated as MAVPFMLLTGASRGIGHATVKLFQEKGWRILTVSRQPFSEECRWPSARESHIQADLENLSGIDDLADEVRSRLPEGKLAALVNNAGISPKGEGGSRLGVVDTTADIWTRVLNVNLVSTALLARALLPELEAARGSIVNVTSIVGSRVHPFAGVAYATSKAALAALTRELAHEFGPRGVRANAIAPGEINTAILSPGTAELVDAQVPLGRLGTTTEVAQTIYFLCSEQSSYINGAEIHINGGQHV; from the coding sequence ATGGCTGTTCCTTTCATGCTTCTGACCGGCGCAAGCCGCGGAATAGGGCATGCCACCGTCAAGCTTTTTCAGGAAAAGGGCTGGAGGATTCTCACCGTTTCTCGGCAGCCCTTTTCCGAGGAATGCCGGTGGCCATCGGCGCGAGAGAGCCATATCCAGGCCGATCTCGAGAATTTGTCGGGGATCGATGACCTGGCAGACGAGGTGCGCTCGCGCCTTCCGGAAGGCAAACTTGCCGCCCTCGTCAACAATGCCGGCATTTCACCCAAGGGCGAAGGCGGCAGCCGTCTCGGCGTGGTGGACACCACGGCCGACATCTGGACACGCGTGCTCAACGTCAATCTCGTTTCCACGGCGCTGCTCGCCCGCGCGCTTCTGCCGGAACTGGAGGCCGCGAGAGGCTCTATCGTCAATGTCACCTCGATTGTCGGCTCGCGTGTACATCCGTTCGCCGGCGTGGCCTATGCTACATCGAAGGCAGCCCTTGCGGCGTTGACCCGCGAGCTTGCGCATGAATTCGGCCCGCGTGGCGTGCGCGCCAACGCCATTGCGCCGGGCGAAATCAATACCGCCATTCTGTCTCCCGGAACGGCAGAACTCGTGGATGCGCAGGTGCCGCTCGGCCGGCTCGGCACCACAACAGAGGTGGCGCAGACCATCTATTTCCTGTGCTCGGAACAGTCGAGCTACATCAACGGCGCGGAAATTCACATTAATGGCGGCCAGCACGTCTGA
- a CDS encoding GNAT family N-acetyltransferase, which produces MRIDIIDTDAGFEAIRQNWDAVFMADPHARHFLSWGWLRDYMPRRRRWFILALRERPEGSPYVAFFPLRIVTEPDKKTGRFHDSIVMAGNAAADYTGFISLPDYENHAVAGFCSFIRQQNWTELKLDYLSGPPERRDAMIRALQGPLVMFRDNMPTNSYNINNCICPVVSLPETFDGYLESHMSSQTRQKLRRFLRKVEGGDEYRFTFATKDTIKRDMDILFDFWRIRWAPHKGKERTELLIGATRQMLMDVWLRGDLEVPVLWFGDQPLGALANIIDRQKKSVLFYITGRDENWKTPSPGLVLHGHCIRRAIEQGFKTYDFLRGNEPYKYFFGPEEHKLSCTLFRTRSGDNLGGTLHPRSVRFVYEQALKLYKSGKKSEANIAFGQVLSAAPDHLGAQFGLANLAFDRGEFREAEIAFLSLLAAGQEPLVLWLRIGETRLAQQHYHEASEAFRQVTNRAPFHREALYKCAVALIAAERQMEAAEILERLQHYHSDDAAHLEYAEKARAALARLEQAKTTAPLPPDVVTLAAKPKTTAKRWHPPKVLH; this is translated from the coding sequence ATGCGCATCGATATCATCGACACCGACGCCGGCTTCGAGGCGATCAGGCAAAACTGGGACGCGGTGTTCATGGCCGATCCCCACGCCCGGCATTTCCTGTCCTGGGGCTGGCTGAGGGATTATATGCCGCGCCGCAGGCGCTGGTTCATCCTGGCACTGCGCGAGCGCCCGGAAGGCTCGCCCTATGTGGCGTTTTTCCCGCTCCGCATCGTTACCGAACCGGACAAGAAGACCGGCCGCTTTCACGACAGCATCGTCATGGCCGGCAATGCGGCGGCGGATTACACCGGCTTCATCTCCCTGCCGGACTACGAAAACCACGCCGTTGCCGGTTTCTGCTCCTTTATACGCCAGCAGAACTGGACCGAGCTAAAGCTCGACTACCTCTCCGGCCCGCCGGAAAGGCGCGATGCGATGATCCGCGCCCTTCAGGGACCGCTCGTCATGTTCCGCGATAACATGCCGACTAACTCCTACAACATCAACAATTGCATCTGCCCGGTGGTGAGCCTGCCCGAGACGTTCGACGGCTATCTCGAAAGCCATATGAGCAGCCAGACCCGGCAGAAGCTCAGACGCTTCCTGCGAAAGGTGGAGGGCGGTGACGAATACCGTTTCACCTTCGCGACAAAGGATACCATCAAACGGGACATGGACATCCTGTTCGATTTCTGGCGCATTCGCTGGGCGCCACACAAGGGCAAGGAACGTACTGAACTCCTGATCGGCGCGACGCGGCAGATGCTGATGGATGTCTGGTTGCGCGGCGATCTGGAAGTGCCGGTGCTCTGGTTCGGCGATCAGCCGCTCGGCGCACTCGCCAACATCATCGACCGGCAGAAAAAATCGGTCCTGTTCTACATCACAGGCCGCGACGAGAACTGGAAAACACCTTCCCCCGGTCTCGTGCTGCATGGTCACTGCATCCGCAGAGCGATCGAGCAGGGCTTCAAGACCTATGATTTCCTGCGCGGCAACGAGCCCTATAAATACTTCTTCGGCCCGGAAGAGCATAAGCTAAGCTGCACACTTTTCCGCACCCGCTCGGGCGACAATCTCGGCGGCACGCTCCACCCGCGCAGCGTCCGCTTCGTCTACGAACAGGCCCTGAAACTCTACAAGAGCGGTAAGAAAAGCGAGGCCAACATTGCCTTCGGTCAGGTTCTTTCCGCAGCGCCGGACCATCTCGGCGCGCAGTTCGGGCTTGCCAATCTCGCCTTCGACCGCGGTGAATTCCGGGAAGCCGAAATTGCCTTTCTCAGCCTTCTGGCAGCAGGCCAGGAACCACTCGTCCTGTGGCTGCGCATCGGCGAGACGCGGCTGGCGCAGCAGCACTATCACGAGGCATCCGAGGCCTTCCGCCAAGTGACCAACCGCGCGCCCTTCCACCGCGAAGCACTTTACAAATGCGCGGTGGCACTGATTGCCGCCGAACGACAGATGGAGGCGGCAGAAATCCTGGAAAGACTGCAGCATTATCATTCCGACGATGCGGCGCATCTGGAATACGCCGAAAAAGCCCGTGCCGCCCTTGCGCGGCTGGAACAGGCAAAGACCACGGCCCCGCTTCCGCCCGATGTCGTCACGCTCGCTGCCAAACCGAAAACGACGGCCAAGCGCTGGCACCCGCCAAAAGTTTTGCATTAA
- a CDS encoding amidohydrolase has protein sequence MFLTNKDMLDLVELRHDLHRHPEISGEEKETARRIRTFLAQTKPDRLLADLGGHGVAAVYDSGKSGPAILIRSELDALPIHEKSEADYRSGTDGKGHLCGHDGHSTILTALALGLSRQRPQTGRVILLYQPAEETGAGAAAVLADPRFHEIKPDYSFSLHNLPGLPLGHVSVLKGPVNCASRGIKIRLSGKTAHASSPEHGVSPMRAISLMMPALAELGSGFPPEPDFSMVTITHAVMGEAAFGISPADAEIWATLRTLTDDRMEKLCAAAESLAKKVAGEHQLTLDITYDDIFLHCENTPEAVGHIRQALDEEKIPHDSEGLPMRASEDFGRFHSVSSSAMFFLGAGRDYPNLHNPDYDFPDALIGIGARIFMRIIRNLTNVE, from the coding sequence ATGTTTCTGACCAACAAGGACATGCTCGATCTCGTCGAGCTTCGCCATGATCTGCACCGCCATCCGGAAATTTCCGGGGAGGAGAAGGAAACCGCGCGGCGTATCCGCACTTTCCTCGCGCAGACAAAACCCGACCGGCTTCTTGCCGATCTCGGCGGCCATGGCGTGGCGGCAGTCTATGACAGCGGTAAAAGCGGTCCGGCGATCTTGATTCGCTCGGAACTCGATGCCTTGCCGATTCATGAAAAGAGCGAGGCCGATTATCGCTCCGGCACCGACGGCAAGGGCCATCTTTGCGGCCATGATGGTCACTCCACCATCCTGACGGCACTGGCGCTCGGCCTCTCCAGACAAAGGCCGCAAACCGGTCGCGTCATCCTTCTCTACCAGCCCGCAGAAGAAACCGGCGCAGGTGCCGCCGCCGTCCTCGCCGACCCGCGTTTTCACGAAATAAAACCGGACTATTCCTTCTCACTGCATAACCTGCCCGGCCTGCCACTCGGCCATGTCAGTGTGCTGAAAGGGCCGGTCAATTGCGCATCGCGCGGCATCAAGATCCGCCTTTCGGGCAAGACGGCGCATGCTTCGTCACCGGAACACGGCGTTTCACCGATGCGAGCGATATCCCTGATGATGCCGGCTCTGGCCGAACTGGGTTCCGGCTTCCCGCCCGAACCCGATTTTTCAATGGTGACAATCACTCATGCCGTGATGGGCGAAGCCGCCTTCGGTATTTCTCCTGCCGATGCGGAAATCTGGGCGACGCTCAGAACGTTGACCGACGACCGGATGGAAAAGCTCTGCGCAGCTGCGGAATCACTGGCGAAAAAGGTGGCAGGCGAGCACCAGCTGACACTCGACATCACCTATGACGATATTTTCCTGCATTGCGAAAATACGCCCGAGGCGGTCGGGCATATAAGGCAGGCACTCGACGAGGAGAAAATCCCGCATGACTCGGAAGGTCTTCCCATGCGAGCCTCCGAGGATTTCGGCCGTTTCCACTCCGTCTCGTCATCAGCCATGTTCTTTCTCGGGGCAGGCAGGGATTATCCCAACCTGCACAATCCCGACTATGACTTTCCTGACGCGTTGATCGGCATCGGCGCGCGCATCTTCATGCGCATCATCCGCAATCTGACAAACGTGGAATAG
- a CDS encoding cellulose synthase, giving the protein MPMNKPLSTSALILLLIALAAFHWRDSILGRVSDVHTSAVGDNRALQRISPSANPAQISAFVKNREMAQATMPVTTPPVTVPASDPLPVTQAGGQPPQTQTAQAPRAPQPASADMPEVDLSALRYFAARGDTQRLQAEIARLRTLYPNWTPPADPLAIPENGDPKLDAMWQLYTDGRYAEVRKAIADRQQAEPDWQPPDNLMGMLSLAEARQRLVNASDLRQYSAVVDTAANNPGLLTCGEVDVLWRVADAFANTERMARARDAYLYILNNCTAASDRLATVQKASALLPAEMMAELLAKEKPGADGQLEFEPVKNDLARQFVAKAGEKQKEGEKESVTVTVPSAYLMRLERLAETDKLASDALLLGWYNIRQKNMAEAEKWFRRAREEENSASASQGLALALIDRNEPREAEDVMYKWRTASDDALATYLAATANLLALEPPVVLPPDVLQRIAGETVARKDAATAQQFGWYSLAFRQTPLALQWFSTALGWKPDDEPSAYGMAVSYHDLRNLAGLRGVQQQWASRSQRIADVGTARMVDQSGQVVAPVSTPPVAQQVTAPLPTYAPQVGTAVVYDQPVVQQQLEPSRKQARRPTQTQAQRETSAASRPRSCAAYPDPQRLSPQQALDLGWCLMETNRPAEALKAFESAIEGGQSTVKSDAAYGQSLAYLRMGLTDHAAVSATKSRMDRPRATELQVSILADRAVSAFQTKRYAETLLLLDQRARLADERADLMVLRGYSYLAMRRYGDAAQIFESLTAIGNQDGIKGLAAVRAARPSNGPQGG; this is encoded by the coding sequence ATGCCGATGAACAAGCCACTGTCGACCTCGGCTCTCATCCTGCTTCTGATTGCGCTTGCCGCCTTCCACTGGCGCGACAGCATTCTCGGGCGTGTGTCGGACGTGCATACATCGGCGGTCGGCGACAACCGGGCGCTACAGCGCATTTCACCGTCGGCCAATCCGGCGCAGATCAGTGCTTTCGTCAAAAACCGTGAGATGGCGCAGGCAACGATGCCTGTCACCACACCGCCAGTCACCGTTCCTGCGAGCGATCCGTTGCCGGTGACGCAGGCTGGCGGGCAGCCGCCGCAAACACAGACGGCGCAGGCCCCGCGCGCACCCCAGCCTGCATCGGCCGATATGCCCGAGGTCGATCTCAGCGCGCTGCGCTATTTTGCAGCCCGTGGGGATACGCAGCGCCTTCAGGCCGAAATCGCGCGTCTTCGCACGCTTTATCCCAACTGGACGCCACCGGCCGATCCTCTCGCCATTCCCGAAAACGGCGACCCCAAGCTCGACGCCATGTGGCAGCTTTATACCGACGGCCGTTATGCCGAGGTGCGGAAGGCGATTGCCGACCGCCAGCAGGCCGAGCCCGACTGGCAGCCACCCGACAATCTCATGGGCATGCTCTCACTTGCCGAAGCCCGCCAGCGGCTCGTCAATGCGTCCGATCTCAGGCAATATTCAGCGGTGGTGGATACGGCAGCAAACAATCCCGGCCTGCTGACCTGCGGCGAGGTCGATGTCCTGTGGCGGGTTGCCGATGCCTTTGCCAATACCGAGCGGATGGCACGGGCGCGCGACGCTTATCTCTACATCCTCAACAATTGCACGGCCGCCAGCGACAGGCTCGCAACGGTGCAGAAGGCATCGGCGCTTTTGCCGGCCGAGATGATGGCCGAGTTGCTCGCCAAGGAAAAACCGGGTGCGGACGGTCAGCTGGAATTCGAGCCGGTCAAGAACGATCTCGCCCGCCAGTTCGTGGCCAAGGCGGGGGAAAAACAAAAAGAGGGCGAAAAAGAGAGCGTAACCGTAACCGTTCCCTCCGCCTATCTGATGCGGCTTGAAAGGCTTGCCGAGACCGACAAGCTCGCAAGCGACGCCCTGCTGCTCGGTTGGTACAATATCCGCCAGAAGAACATGGCGGAGGCAGAAAAGTGGTTCCGTAGGGCGCGTGAGGAAGAAAACAGCGCGTCGGCCTCACAGGGTTTGGCGCTGGCGCTGATCGATCGTAACGAGCCGCGTGAGGCCGAAGACGTGATGTATAAATGGCGCACGGCCTCCGATGATGCGCTTGCGACCTATCTTGCGGCGACAGCCAACCTTCTGGCGCTGGAGCCGCCGGTCGTTCTGCCACCGGATGTGCTGCAGCGCATTGCCGGCGAAACGGTGGCGCGCAAGGATGCGGCTACCGCGCAGCAGTTCGGCTGGTATTCGCTTGCTTTCCGGCAGACGCCGCTTGCTTTGCAATGGTTCAGCACGGCCCTTGGCTGGAAACCCGACGATGAGCCTTCAGCCTATGGCATGGCCGTCAGCTATCACGATCTGCGCAATCTTGCCGGTCTGCGTGGCGTCCAGCAGCAATGGGCGAGCCGCTCTCAACGTATCGCCGATGTGGGGACGGCGCGGATGGTGGACCAGTCCGGGCAGGTAGTTGCCCCCGTTAGCACACCGCCTGTTGCCCAGCAGGTTACGGCACCCTTGCCGACCTATGCGCCTCAGGTCGGGACGGCGGTGGTCTATGACCAGCCTGTCGTCCAGCAGCAGCTTGAGCCATCGCGCAAGCAGGCGCGCCGGCCGACGCAGACGCAGGCGCAAAGGGAAACCAGCGCCGCGTCCCGCCCACGGTCCTGCGCCGCCTATCCCGATCCGCAGCGTCTGTCGCCGCAGCAGGCGCTCGACCTCGGCTGGTGTTTGATGGAAACGAACCGCCCGGCAGAGGCGCTGAAAGCCTTCGAATCCGCGATTGAAGGCGGCCAATCGACGGTGAAAAGCGATGCGGCCTATGGCCAGAGCCTTGCCTACCTGCGCATGGGGCTGACGGACCATGCAGCCGTCTCGGCGACGAAATCGCGCATGGATCGCCCGCGGGCGACCGAATTGCAGGTCTCGATCCTTGCCGACAGGGCAGTTTCCGCTTTCCAGACCAAACGTTATGCAGAAACGCTTCTGCTGCTCGACCAGCGGGCGCGGTTGGCAGACGAGCGCGCGGACCTGATGGTGCTGCGTGGCTATTCCTACCTTGCCATGCGCCGGTATGGCGATGCGGCGCAGATTTTCGAAAGCCTGACAGCCATCGGAAATCAGGATGGCATCAAGGGGCTGGCGGCCGTGCGCGCGGCCCGGCCGAGCAACGGCCCGCAGGGCGGCTGA
- a CDS encoding glycosyl hydrolase family 8, translating to MTNGISKIAGIFCLSVMMLFAGLSASRAASISPDAWAAYKGAFLDPGGRIIDTGNGNISHSEGQGYGMWLAVLADNLSDFELIWSFTRTELLVRDDGLSAWKWDPRTRPHVTDINNATDGDILIAYALALAAGQWNRQDYAEASAAIASVILKKTVVQRGGRTLLLPAASGFGEGDRADGPVVNPSYLIFEAFPVLNLVAPSPLWKAVADDGAVQIGAFAFSDRKLPADWVSVKTKPQPASGFPPEFGYNAVRIPLYLARANMGSPELLSRLKDGMTLESGAAGTFDLKSGAVKDVLSDPGYRIIPALAACMAGGPAVSAELKSFQPTLYYPSTLHLLALSFLARNNGECR from the coding sequence ATGACGAACGGGATTTCGAAAATTGCCGGGATTTTTTGCCTGTCGGTCATGATGCTTTTTGCCGGCCTCTCGGCCAGCCGCGCCGCTTCGATCTCGCCGGATGCATGGGCCGCCTATAAGGGTGCGTTTCTCGATCCCGGCGGCCGTATCATCGATACCGGCAACGGCAATATCAGCCACAGCGAAGGGCAGGGCTATGGCATGTGGCTCGCCGTGCTTGCCGACAACCTGTCCGACTTCGAGCTGATCTGGAGTTTCACACGCACCGAATTGCTGGTGCGCGATGATGGGCTTTCCGCCTGGAAATGGGATCCGCGTACCAGACCGCATGTAACGGACATCAACAATGCCACGGATGGCGACATCCTGATCGCCTATGCGCTGGCGCTGGCGGCAGGGCAATGGAACCGGCAGGATTATGCCGAAGCATCTGCCGCCATCGCATCCGTCATCCTCAAGAAGACCGTAGTGCAGCGGGGCGGGCGTACGCTGCTTCTGCCAGCCGCCAGCGGTTTTGGCGAGGGTGACAGGGCCGATGGGCCGGTGGTCAATCCGTCCTATCTGATTTTCGAAGCCTTTCCGGTTCTCAATCTCGTCGCGCCGTCGCCACTCTGGAAAGCGGTGGCCGATGATGGCGCGGTGCAGATCGGCGCCTTCGCGTTCAGTGACAGAAAACTGCCCGCCGACTGGGTGTCGGTGAAAACGAAACCGCAGCCGGCATCGGGCTTTCCGCCGGAGTTCGGATACAATGCGGTGCGCATACCGCTTTATCTGGCACGGGCGAATATGGGCTCGCCTGAGTTGCTTTCCCGGCTGAAAGACGGAATGACGCTGGAAAGCGGTGCTGCCGGCACCTTCGATCTGAAGAGCGGCGCGGTGAAGGATGTTCTGTCCGATCCCGGTTATCGCATCATACCGGCGCTGGCCGCCTGCATGGCCGGTGGTCCGGCCGTTTCCGCCGAACTTAAAAGTTTCCAGCCAACACTTTATTATCCTTCCACATTGCATCTTCTGGCATTGTCGTTTCTGGCAAGGAATAACGGGGAATGCCGATGA
- a CDS encoding cellulose biosynthesis cyclic di-GMP-binding regulatory protein BcsB: MIGRKPIRDSLTVLICAVATGAMAQSSPFDMTPERPAQTSPAPVPPTIPPVAPPRQPPVQMPAPTPGQPSAPPPFAVQPSQRPAAPPSPPALVPPRQEGVRPVPAAASSPNADSRRRYILPYEKLSLSGEIDRRQWSIYLTPEQANAAVSLNIGYQNAIVVAPESSNFQVSLNNVALDAARIEAPDGEGIVALKIPPGVLQVGSNVVTLGVQQRHRTDCTIQSTYDLWTDVNPSNTYIGFDSDVAGSFANIDDIQATGPDGKAMTSIEIVAPALGNPAFADSLLRLSQALALRTQMPNQTIRFVTAPSTEHKAGTLTVFVGTVREIAGVAGALPPEASAGAFAGFGAAGPGNSSPLFVSGPTPQAVQSAIETLFSSISRTPGAQRTTFSTRSWHAPDVPLVMSDRRIALSELGLQSTEFSGRRFRTEFYVGMPADFYASAYGEASLLLDAAYSSQVLPGSHVDIYVNDQIASTVPISNNGGGIFRHLPINVTMRHFKPGPNKVTLEAVLMTAQDQACAPGAPASATPRFALFDTSEIHIPNYAQIGRKPDLAAMAGAGQPYRTGGPVALSLDRFDTDTMSAAATLVSRLASVSGHPIDIETVASPLVIGDRDALFVGTISQFPQALISQFNLVPSSQISWKMGTGVQVPAQNSDTLFNDWRERVDGGIWQGQVSSFEEWMKRNFDLSSDTLRFLPAAEQPYAPPGNVSFMLTQGLSPSGDGVWTLATAPTSAELLDGMQAMTRENRWRDVTGRVAAYDAAAEKIETVEVERPNLYATRPFSVSNWRLIAANWLSSNVLSYSLAFIGFVSLLGLATFVMLRLMGRHR; this comes from the coding sequence ATGATCGGCCGCAAACCCATCCGGGATTCTTTGACAGTATTGATATGCGCGGTTGCCACCGGTGCGATGGCGCAGTCCTCGCCTTTCGATATGACGCCCGAAAGGCCGGCGCAGACTTCGCCCGCACCCGTGCCGCCCACTATTCCGCCCGTCGCGCCACCGCGGCAACCACCTGTCCAGATGCCAGCCCCGACGCCGGGCCAGCCCTCGGCTCCGCCGCCCTTTGCGGTTCAGCCGTCGCAGCGCCCGGCCGCTCCGCCATCGCCGCCCGCTTTGGTTCCTCCGCGCCAGGAAGGTGTAAGACCGGTTCCGGCGGCGGCCTCGTCGCCTAATGCGGACAGCCGGCGTCGGTATATCCTGCCCTATGAAAAGCTCAGCCTTTCCGGTGAGATCGATCGCCGGCAATGGAGCATCTATCTGACGCCGGAGCAGGCGAATGCCGCCGTTTCTCTCAATATCGGCTATCAGAATGCGATCGTGGTCGCGCCGGAAAGCTCGAATTTTCAGGTGAGCCTGAACAATGTCGCGCTGGATGCGGCACGGATCGAAGCGCCTGACGGCGAAGGCATTGTCGCCCTGAAGATACCGCCCGGCGTCTTGCAGGTGGGCTCAAACGTCGTGACGCTCGGTGTGCAGCAGCGCCACAGAACCGATTGCACGATCCAGTCCACCTACGATCTGTGGACCGATGTGAACCCTTCGAACACCTATATCGGCTTTGACTCGGATGTCGCCGGCAGCTTTGCCAATATCGACGATATTCAGGCAACCGGGCCCGATGGCAAGGCGATGACCTCGATCGAGATCGTTGCGCCGGCACTCGGCAATCCGGCATTTGCGGATTCTCTCCTGCGTCTTTCGCAGGCGCTGGCGCTCAGAACCCAGATGCCGAACCAGACGATCCGTTTCGTTACCGCCCCTTCCACCGAGCACAAGGCGGGCACGCTGACGGTTTTCGTCGGCACGGTCCGGGAGATTGCCGGCGTGGCTGGAGCGCTGCCGCCCGAGGCGTCGGCGGGGGCCTTTGCTGGTTTTGGCGCTGCCGGTCCCGGCAATTCCTCGCCGCTTTTTGTCAGCGGCCCGACGCCGCAGGCAGTCCAGTCGGCCATCGAGACGCTGTTCTCCTCGATATCGCGCACGCCCGGCGCCCAGAGAACGACGTTTTCGACCCGCAGCTGGCATGCTCCGGATGTGCCGCTTGTCATGTCGGACCGCCGTATCGCGCTTTCCGAACTTGGTCTGCAGAGCACCGAATTCAGCGGCCGGCGTTTCCGCACTGAGTTTTATGTCGGCATGCCCGCCGATTTTTATGCGTCGGCCTATGGCGAGGCGTCGCTGCTGCTCGATGCAGCCTATTCCTCGCAGGTCTTGCCCGGCAGCCATGTCGATATCTACGTCAATGACCAGATCGCCTCGACCGTGCCGATCTCCAACAATGGCGGCGGCATTTTCCGGCATCTGCCGATCAATGTGACGATGCGCCATTTCAAGCCGGGGCCGAACAAGGTGACCCTTGAGGCGGTGCTGATGACGGCGCAGGATCAGGCCTGTGCGCCAGGCGCACCCGCCAGCGCGACCCCGCGTTTTGCCCTGTTCGACACTTCGGAAATTCACATTCCTAATTACGCCCAGATCGGCCGCAAGCCGGATCTCGCTGCGATGGCGGGCGCCGGCCAGCCCTACCGCACCGGCGGGCCGGTTGCATTGTCGCTCGACCGCTTCGATACCGACACCATGTCTGCAGCCGCTACGCTGGTCAGCCGGCTTGCCAGCGTTTCGGGACATCCGATTGATATCGAGACCGTTGCCTCGCCGCTGGTGATCGGTGACCGCGATGCGCTTTTCGTGGGTACGATCTCGCAATTTCCGCAAGCATTGATCAGTCAGTTCAATCTCGTTCCCTCCAGCCAGATATCCTGGAAAATGGGAACCGGCGTGCAGGTTCCCGCCCAAAACAGCGACACTCTGTTCAACGATTGGCGGGAGCGGGTGGATGGCGGCATCTGGCAGGGGCAGGTGTCCTCTTTCGAGGAGTGGATGAAGCGGAATTTCGATCTGAGCTCGGATACGTTGCGCTTCCTGCCGGCGGCGGAACAGCCCTATGCGCCGCCCGGCAATGTCTCCTTCATGCTGACCCAGGGCCTCAGCCCCTCGGGCGATGGGGTATGGACGCTGGCGACGGCACCGACATCGGCGGAACTTCTCGACGGCATGCAGGCAATGACGCGGGAAAACCGCTGGCGCGACGTCACCGGGCGTGTTGCCGCCTACGATGCCGCAGCCGAAAAGATCGAAACGGTGGAAGTGGAGCGGCCCAATCTTTATGCTACCCGGCCATTTTCAGTCTCGAACTGGAGGCTGATCGCAGCCAACTGGCTGTCGTCCAACGTTCTTTCCTATTCCTTGGCATTCATTGGCTTCGTGTCACTGCTCGGCCTCGCGACCTTCGTGATGCTGCGCCTGATGGGGCGGCATAGATGA